The genomic DNA CATATCGGTTGTTCGGCGTAGCCCGCCAGTGATCGCGTCCGGGTAATCCACGGTGACGAGCTGGCTATAAACATCATCCATGACTTCTAACAGCGGTTCAGCCTCCGCTGCCTTGCCAGCTCGGATCAGGTCGAGGATATAGCGGCGGAGCTCGCCCATCGCTTCGCCTAGGCCGTTAAGGTAGGCCGCATATTCGACTTGCAGATGCTCGGGCGAGGGCAGCGGCTGGCCTTGCACCAGCGCATGAACGATAGAGGCTTCGGCCAGTTCCTTGAGGGCATCTTGAGTATAGCCAACCCAGTACAGATCGGGATAACCCGCCAGCGCCTCGCGCATTTGAGCTGCCGTCTGGCGGGCCGTCTCCAGCAGTTGGGCGGCTTCTACCCATTCGCGTCGGTGCGTGGCTCGGATGCTCAGGGAACAGTAGCGAATCAACTCGCGCGAGCGTCGCAAGGTCTCATCACGCAACTCGTTGCGGCGCTCGAAATCAGAGCGTATGGCCTCAAAGATGTCCGAGAGAGATGACAATTGGCGCCTCAATATACTGATAGCGTCAGTGATTATACCTGTAAGCCGACGACCGAGCAACTAGGCCCACGTTACCCACCGGTGAGCCACTCCCACCCTTGCACAAGGCCAGGCGACAGCCCATGCCCAGCCGCATTCTGCCGTCTGGCCAGCAACTGACCTATAGCCATTGCGCCTCAAACCTCTCAGGCGAGCCCGTCAAGAAGGTCACAGACAGCCATTTGAGGAATTGATTGGTAACCATATCTTACGGCCATTGGGCAGAGATAGGCGGGATAAGACAACGAACGCATGGGATAAGGGATCCTTATCCAGGAGGCCAGCGCATATGACGGCCGCCGAGCAGATGCACATGGAGATGATCTATAGACTGCCCGGCCTGGGGGCCATTATTGATGACGAGTCGATACCCGGAACGGGCGATCCCCTCGCGCTCAGCCAGCTCACGAGCGACCAGCATCAGCCGCCCGGCCAGGGTGCCATCCTCCGC from Anaerolineae bacterium includes the following:
- a CDS encoding haloacid dehalogenase, which produces MSSLSDIFEAIRSDFERRNELRDETLRRSRELIRYCSLSIRATHRREWVEAAQLLETARQTAAQMREALAGYPDLYWVGYTQDALKELAEASIVHALVQGQPLPSPEHLQVEYAAYLNGLGEAMGELRRYILDLIRAGKAAEAEPLLEVMDDVYSQLVTVDYPDAITGGLRRTTDMVRGVLERTRGDLTMAIRQDQMHAALAALERRLNLPSPEEPVYGYEPTPDQSQ
- a CDS encoding histidine triad nucleotide-binding protein; translated protein: MSDARCVFCRIVRREAPADIVYQDEEVVAFRDINPQAPVHVLIVPRRHIPAITALGAEDGTLAGRLMLVARELAEREGIARSGYRLVINNGPQAGQSIDHLHVHLLGGRHMRWPPG